From Scylla paramamosain isolate STU-SP2022 unplaced genomic scaffold, ASM3559412v1 Contig26, whole genome shotgun sequence, the proteins below share one genomic window:
- the LOC135097621 gene encoding uncharacterized protein LOC135097621 isoform X6 gives MCGTVVVMMMVFAVTASRNRGGDGGCYGGAALMLVTVVGIPAHSQQASAASFRLVTAYTLNRTDDSTQTFLRVGTSPSTRSLTLALQTDLTNCGCNVTGNYSGRVLQVTGGYTGDALKVVAQRYQHVGGVGSAEELVSVAWHPEEEMLFMAAPRTTLSLASGHEGQAGQWWRLWLRGGEEERGKASSGDPAPPQLDQERDAAGTEAGRGVVVRTQFSESIFGVSVDSLMPGKRRRLLNLTVTPHTGKHWQVSLHVPIISTALEWETKLWKNQGKQHWEVNGEVKSTKSDISLEFVHFKQEKQDEETQVTDDRGEAGRCDAEGCGDGNVKEPKAKSRHHVDSDCDSDLRKEQTVDQNEVCSGRDHKSEDLKQNDPDSIMVNVDEECSRKAECDGPEESVSSDAVQETTQKLTSRVFSLSSNMKTYVSSDGGRWIRILQRTHLAFCPHVGWNLNQIFRFNRDWTGWEYVVNTWEWGNMVVKAEWGVSLLQWYQKTFSFSFDQAAALPSTQLVLDFRDWWSYKVWLKWPVLASSLAASLTLGRDSHTLLGESDRVGVTWEVKKVDEFLGEDAGKVVARVVARHTPAGLVVTFHADTASMQELHDTVTAVLAQAMESPDLCGEVPDHATLLKFLHDFLGQSPASLWADLLQEVSPSPAAGVWHRGRLTSPAGSFQGGNGDSRRRRIVGGSMDGAGAGGAAAFPRRGGGGGGALRVD, from the exons GTGCGGCGTTGATGCTGGTAACAGTGGTGGGGATCCCGGCACACAGCCAGCAGGCATCGGCAGCATCCTTCCGCCTGGTCACCGCTTACACGTTAAACCGAACTGATGACTCCACTCAAACATTTCTCAG aGTGgggacctctccctccacccggTCCCTTACCTTGGCTCTGCAG ACTGACCTGACTAACTGTGGATGCAATGTCACCGGGAATTACTCAGGTCGCGTCCTCCAGGTGACAGGTGGCTACACAGGTGATGCGCTCAAAGTCGTGGCGCAGAGGTACCAGCATGTGGGGGGCGTTGGATCAGCTGAGGAGTTGGTGAGCGTAGCGTGGCACcccgaggaagag ATGCTGTTCATGGCGGCTCCCAGGACCACCCTCAGCCTGGCCAGCGGGCATGAGGGCCAGGCGGGGCAGTGGTGGCGGCTGTGGTTGAGAGGCGGTGAGGAAGAGCGCGGCAAGGCCTCCAGTGGTGACCCCGCGCCGCCTCAGCTTGACCaag AGCGAGACGCAGCCGGAACCGAGGCAGGACGGGGCGTGGTGGTGCGCACTCAGTTCTCTGAATCCATCTTTGGCGTATCTGTGGACTCGCTGATGCCGGGGAAGCGTCGGCGTCTCCTGAACCTCACCGTCACGCCACACACTGG AAAACACTGGCAGGTGAGCCTACATGTGCCAATTATCTCTACAGCCCTCGAGTGGGAGACGAAGCTCTGGAAAAATCAGGGCAAGCAACATTGGGAAGTTAATGGGGAAGTCAAGTCTACCAAATCTGACATATCGTTAGAATTCGTTCACTTCAAGCAGGAGAAGCAGGACGAGGAGACTCAGGTCACGGATGACAGAGGTGAGGCTGGCAGGTGTGATGCTGAAGGTTGTGGGGACGGCAATGTCAAGGAGCCAAAAGCCAAGTCGCGGCACCACGTCGACAGTGATTGCGACtcagatttaagaaaagaacagacagtAGACCAGAATGAAGTTTGTAGTGGTCGAGATCATAAATCAGAAGACTTAAAGCAAAATGATCCTGATTCCATAATGGTAAATGTAGACGAAGAATGTTCCAGGAAAGCGGAGTGTGATGGACCGGAAGAGTCAGTGTCAAGTGACGCTGTTCAAGAGACTACACAAAAATTAACTTCCCGGGTTTTCAGCCTTTCTTCCAACATGAAAACTTACG TCTCATCTGACGGAGGACGCTGGATTCGGATCCTGCAGCGCACACACCTGGCATTCTGTCCTCACGTTGGCTGGAACTTGAACC AAATATTTCGGTTCAATCGTGACTGGACTGGGTGGGAGTACGTGGTGAACACCTGGGAGTGGGGCAACATGGTGGTGAAGGCGGAGTGGggcgtctctctcctgcagtggTACCAGAAAACTTTCAGCTTCTCTTTCGACCAG GCGGCGGCGCTCCCCTCCACGCAGCTGGTCCTGGATTTCCGTGACTGGTGGAGCTACAAGGTGTGGCTGAAGTGGCCGGTCCTCGCGTCCTCCCTCGCCGCTTCCCTCACGCTTGGTCGCGACAGTCACACACTGCTGGGTGAGTCAGACCGTGTGGGGGTGACGTgggaag TGAAGAAAGTGGACGAGTTTCTGGGTGAGGACGCCGGAAAGGTGGTGGCGCGGGTGGTAGCGCGACACACCCCTGCTGGCTTGGTGGTGACCTTCCACGCCGACACCGCCAGCATGCAGGAGCTCCACGATACCGTCACTGCCGTCCTTGCTCAG GCCATGGAGAGCCCTGACCTGTGTGGCGAGGTGCCTGACCACGCCACGCTTCTGAAGTTCCTGCACGACTTCCTTGGACAGTCACCGGCGAGTCTCTGGGCGGATCTGCTGCAGGAAGTAA GTCCGTCGCCTGCTGCTGGGGTCTGGCACCGAGGCAGACTTACATCACCTGCTGGAAGTTTTCAGGGAGGAAATGGGGACAG cagaAGGCGTAGGATTGTGGGAGGCAGTATGGACGGTGCTGGAGCGGGCGGGGCTGCTGCGTTCCCGcggcgaggaggtggaggtggtggtgccctCCGAGTGGATTAG
- the LOC135097621 gene encoding uncharacterized protein LOC135097621 isoform X2 → MCGTVVVMMMVFAVTASRNRGGDGGCYGGAALMLVTVVGIPAHSQQASAASFRLVTAYTLNRTDDSTQTFLRVGTSPSTRSLTLALQTDLTNCGCNVTGNYSGRVLQVTGGYTGDALKVVAQRYQHVGGVGSAEELVSVAWHPEEEMLFMAAPRTTLSLASGHEGQAGQWWRLWLRGGEEERGKASSGDPAPPQLDQERDAAGTEAGRGVVVRTQFSESIFGVSVDSLMPGKRRRLLNLTVTPHTGKHWQVSLHVPIISTALEWETKLWKNQGKQHWEVNGEVKSTKSDISLEFVHFKQEKQDEETQVTDDRGEAGRCDAEGCGDGNVKEPKAKSRHHVDSDCDSDLRKEQTVDQNEVCSGRDHKSEDLKQNDPDSIMVNVDEECSRKAECDGPEESVSSDAVQETTQKLTSRVFSLSSNMKTYVSSDGGRWIRILQRTHLAFCPHVGWNLNQIFRFNRDWTGWEYVVNTWEWGNMVVKAEWGVSLLQWYQKTFSFSFDQAAALPSTQLVLDFRDWWSYKVWLKWPVLASSLAASLTLGRDSHTLLGESDRVGVTWEVKKVDEFLGEDAGKVVARVVARHTPAGLVVTFHADTASMQELHDTVTAVLAQAMESPDLCGEVPDHATLLKFLHDFLGQSPASLWADLLQEVRRLLLGSGTEADLHHLLEVFREEMGTEGVGLWEAVWTVLERAGLLRSRGEEVEVVVPSEWIRLAQGWFTWAVMGGGGQCEGNTLMVNLVDALAETLRRSGSGQATF, encoded by the exons GTGCGGCGTTGATGCTGGTAACAGTGGTGGGGATCCCGGCACACAGCCAGCAGGCATCGGCAGCATCCTTCCGCCTGGTCACCGCTTACACGTTAAACCGAACTGATGACTCCACTCAAACATTTCTCAG aGTGgggacctctccctccacccggTCCCTTACCTTGGCTCTGCAG ACTGACCTGACTAACTGTGGATGCAATGTCACCGGGAATTACTCAGGTCGCGTCCTCCAGGTGACAGGTGGCTACACAGGTGATGCGCTCAAAGTCGTGGCGCAGAGGTACCAGCATGTGGGGGGCGTTGGATCAGCTGAGGAGTTGGTGAGCGTAGCGTGGCACcccgaggaagag ATGCTGTTCATGGCGGCTCCCAGGACCACCCTCAGCCTGGCCAGCGGGCATGAGGGCCAGGCGGGGCAGTGGTGGCGGCTGTGGTTGAGAGGCGGTGAGGAAGAGCGCGGCAAGGCCTCCAGTGGTGACCCCGCGCCGCCTCAGCTTGACCaag AGCGAGACGCAGCCGGAACCGAGGCAGGACGGGGCGTGGTGGTGCGCACTCAGTTCTCTGAATCCATCTTTGGCGTATCTGTGGACTCGCTGATGCCGGGGAAGCGTCGGCGTCTCCTGAACCTCACCGTCACGCCACACACTGG AAAACACTGGCAGGTGAGCCTACATGTGCCAATTATCTCTACAGCCCTCGAGTGGGAGACGAAGCTCTGGAAAAATCAGGGCAAGCAACATTGGGAAGTTAATGGGGAAGTCAAGTCTACCAAATCTGACATATCGTTAGAATTCGTTCACTTCAAGCAGGAGAAGCAGGACGAGGAGACTCAGGTCACGGATGACAGAGGTGAGGCTGGCAGGTGTGATGCTGAAGGTTGTGGGGACGGCAATGTCAAGGAGCCAAAAGCCAAGTCGCGGCACCACGTCGACAGTGATTGCGACtcagatttaagaaaagaacagacagtAGACCAGAATGAAGTTTGTAGTGGTCGAGATCATAAATCAGAAGACTTAAAGCAAAATGATCCTGATTCCATAATGGTAAATGTAGACGAAGAATGTTCCAGGAAAGCGGAGTGTGATGGACCGGAAGAGTCAGTGTCAAGTGACGCTGTTCAAGAGACTACACAAAAATTAACTTCCCGGGTTTTCAGCCTTTCTTCCAACATGAAAACTTACG TCTCATCTGACGGAGGACGCTGGATTCGGATCCTGCAGCGCACACACCTGGCATTCTGTCCTCACGTTGGCTGGAACTTGAACC AAATATTTCGGTTCAATCGTGACTGGACTGGGTGGGAGTACGTGGTGAACACCTGGGAGTGGGGCAACATGGTGGTGAAGGCGGAGTGGggcgtctctctcctgcagtggTACCAGAAAACTTTCAGCTTCTCTTTCGACCAG GCGGCGGCGCTCCCCTCCACGCAGCTGGTCCTGGATTTCCGTGACTGGTGGAGCTACAAGGTGTGGCTGAAGTGGCCGGTCCTCGCGTCCTCCCTCGCCGCTTCCCTCACGCTTGGTCGCGACAGTCACACACTGCTGGGTGAGTCAGACCGTGTGGGGGTGACGTgggaag TGAAGAAAGTGGACGAGTTTCTGGGTGAGGACGCCGGAAAGGTGGTGGCGCGGGTGGTAGCGCGACACACCCCTGCTGGCTTGGTGGTGACCTTCCACGCCGACACCGCCAGCATGCAGGAGCTCCACGATACCGTCACTGCCGTCCTTGCTCAG GCCATGGAGAGCCCTGACCTGTGTGGCGAGGTGCCTGACCACGCCACGCTTCTGAAGTTCCTGCACGACTTCCTTGGACAGTCACCGGCGAGTCTCTGGGCGGATCTGCTGCAGGAA GTCCGTCGCCTGCTGCTGGGGTCTGGCACCGAGGCAGACTTACATCACCTGCTGGAAGTTTTCAGGGAGGAAATGGGGACAG aAGGCGTAGGATTGTGGGAGGCAGTATGGACGGTGCTGGAGCGGGCGGGGCTGCTGCGTTCCCGcggcgaggaggtggaggtggtggtgccctCCGAGTGGATTAGGCTGGCGCAG GGGTGGTTCACTTGGGCTGTCATGGGAGGCGGCGGGCAGTGCGAAGGCAACACACTGATGGTTAACCTGGTGGATGCGCTGGCGGAGACCCTGAGGCGAAGTGGCAGCGGGCAAGCAACCTTTTGA
- the LOC135097621 gene encoding uncharacterized protein LOC135097621 isoform X4 has protein sequence MYWCFGAALMLVTVVGIPAHSQQASAASFRLVTAYTLNRTDDSTQTFLRVGTSPSTRSLTLALQTDLTNCGCNVTGNYSGRVLQVTGGYTGDALKVVAQRYQHVGGVGSAEELVSVAWHPEEEMLFMAAPRTTLSLASGHEGQAGQWWRLWLRGGEEERGKASSGDPAPPQLDQERDAAGTEAGRGVVVRTQFSESIFGVSVDSLMPGKRRRLLNLTVTPHTGKHWQVSLHVPIISTALEWETKLWKNQGKQHWEVNGEVKSTKSDISLEFVHFKQEKQDEETQVTDDRGEAGRCDAEGCGDGNVKEPKAKSRHHVDSDCDSDLRKEQTVDQNEVCSGRDHKSEDLKQNDPDSIMVNVDEECSRKAECDGPEESVSSDAVQETTQKLTSRVFSLSSNMKTYVSSDGGRWIRILQRTHLAFCPHVGWNLNQIFRFNRDWTGWEYVVNTWEWGNMVVKAEWGVSLLQWYQKTFSFSFDQAAALPSTQLVLDFRDWWSYKVWLKWPVLASSLAASLTLGRDSHTLLGESDRVGVTWEVKKVDEFLGEDAGKVVARVVARHTPAGLVVTFHADTASMQELHDTVTAVLAQAMESPDLCGEVPDHATLLKFLHDFLGQSPASLWADLLQEVRRLLLGSGTEADLHHLLEVFREEMGTAEGVGLWEAVWTVLERAGLLRSRGEEVEVVVPSEWIRLAQGWFTWAVMGGGGQCEGNTLMVNLVDALAETLRRSGSGQATF, from the exons ATGTACTGGTGTTTTG GTGCGGCGTTGATGCTGGTAACAGTGGTGGGGATCCCGGCACACAGCCAGCAGGCATCGGCAGCATCCTTCCGCCTGGTCACCGCTTACACGTTAAACCGAACTGATGACTCCACTCAAACATTTCTCAG aGTGgggacctctccctccacccggTCCCTTACCTTGGCTCTGCAG ACTGACCTGACTAACTGTGGATGCAATGTCACCGGGAATTACTCAGGTCGCGTCCTCCAGGTGACAGGTGGCTACACAGGTGATGCGCTCAAAGTCGTGGCGCAGAGGTACCAGCATGTGGGGGGCGTTGGATCAGCTGAGGAGTTGGTGAGCGTAGCGTGGCACcccgaggaagag ATGCTGTTCATGGCGGCTCCCAGGACCACCCTCAGCCTGGCCAGCGGGCATGAGGGCCAGGCGGGGCAGTGGTGGCGGCTGTGGTTGAGAGGCGGTGAGGAAGAGCGCGGCAAGGCCTCCAGTGGTGACCCCGCGCCGCCTCAGCTTGACCaag AGCGAGACGCAGCCGGAACCGAGGCAGGACGGGGCGTGGTGGTGCGCACTCAGTTCTCTGAATCCATCTTTGGCGTATCTGTGGACTCGCTGATGCCGGGGAAGCGTCGGCGTCTCCTGAACCTCACCGTCACGCCACACACTGG AAAACACTGGCAGGTGAGCCTACATGTGCCAATTATCTCTACAGCCCTCGAGTGGGAGACGAAGCTCTGGAAAAATCAGGGCAAGCAACATTGGGAAGTTAATGGGGAAGTCAAGTCTACCAAATCTGACATATCGTTAGAATTCGTTCACTTCAAGCAGGAGAAGCAGGACGAGGAGACTCAGGTCACGGATGACAGAGGTGAGGCTGGCAGGTGTGATGCTGAAGGTTGTGGGGACGGCAATGTCAAGGAGCCAAAAGCCAAGTCGCGGCACCACGTCGACAGTGATTGCGACtcagatttaagaaaagaacagacagtAGACCAGAATGAAGTTTGTAGTGGTCGAGATCATAAATCAGAAGACTTAAAGCAAAATGATCCTGATTCCATAATGGTAAATGTAGACGAAGAATGTTCCAGGAAAGCGGAGTGTGATGGACCGGAAGAGTCAGTGTCAAGTGACGCTGTTCAAGAGACTACACAAAAATTAACTTCCCGGGTTTTCAGCCTTTCTTCCAACATGAAAACTTACG TCTCATCTGACGGAGGACGCTGGATTCGGATCCTGCAGCGCACACACCTGGCATTCTGTCCTCACGTTGGCTGGAACTTGAACC AAATATTTCGGTTCAATCGTGACTGGACTGGGTGGGAGTACGTGGTGAACACCTGGGAGTGGGGCAACATGGTGGTGAAGGCGGAGTGGggcgtctctctcctgcagtggTACCAGAAAACTTTCAGCTTCTCTTTCGACCAG GCGGCGGCGCTCCCCTCCACGCAGCTGGTCCTGGATTTCCGTGACTGGTGGAGCTACAAGGTGTGGCTGAAGTGGCCGGTCCTCGCGTCCTCCCTCGCCGCTTCCCTCACGCTTGGTCGCGACAGTCACACACTGCTGGGTGAGTCAGACCGTGTGGGGGTGACGTgggaag TGAAGAAAGTGGACGAGTTTCTGGGTGAGGACGCCGGAAAGGTGGTGGCGCGGGTGGTAGCGCGACACACCCCTGCTGGCTTGGTGGTGACCTTCCACGCCGACACCGCCAGCATGCAGGAGCTCCACGATACCGTCACTGCCGTCCTTGCTCAG GCCATGGAGAGCCCTGACCTGTGTGGCGAGGTGCCTGACCACGCCACGCTTCTGAAGTTCCTGCACGACTTCCTTGGACAGTCACCGGCGAGTCTCTGGGCGGATCTGCTGCAGGAA GTCCGTCGCCTGCTGCTGGGGTCTGGCACCGAGGCAGACTTACATCACCTGCTGGAAGTTTTCAGGGAGGAAATGGGGACAG cagaAGGCGTAGGATTGTGGGAGGCAGTATGGACGGTGCTGGAGCGGGCGGGGCTGCTGCGTTCCCGcggcgaggaggtggaggtggtggtgccctCCGAGTGGATTAGGCTGGCGCAG GGGTGGTTCACTTGGGCTGTCATGGGAGGCGGCGGGCAGTGCGAAGGCAACACACTGATGGTTAACCTGGTGGATGCGCTGGCGGAGACCCTGAGGCGAAGTGGCAGCGGGCAAGCAACCTTTTGA
- the LOC135097621 gene encoding uncharacterized protein LOC135097621 isoform X7 — translation MCGTVVVMMMVFAVTASRNRGGDGGCYGGAALMLVTVVGIPAHSQQASAASFRLVTAYTLNRTDDSTQTFLRVGTSPSTRSLTLALQTDLTNCGCNVTGNYSGRVLQVTGGYTGDALKVVAQRYQHVGGVGSAEELVSVAWHPEEEMLFMAAPRTTLSLASGHEGQAGQWWRLWLRGGEEERGKASSGDPAPPQLDQERDAAGTEAGRGVVVRTQFSESIFGVSVDSLMPGKRRRLLNLTVTPHTGKHWQVSLHVPIISTALEWETKLWKNQGKQHWEVNGEVKSTKSDISLEFVHFKQEKQDEETQVTDDRGEAGRCDAEGCGDGNVKEPKAKSRHHVDSDCDSDLRKEQTVDQNEVCSGRDHKSEDLKQNDPDSIMVNVDEECSRKAECDGPEESVSSDAVQETTQKLTSRVFSLSSNMKTYVSSDGGRWIRILQRTHLAFCPHVGWNLNQIFRFNRDWTGWEYVVNTWEWGNMVVKAEWGVSLLQWYQKTFSFSFDQAAALPSTQLVLDFRDWWSYKVWLKWPVLASSLAASLTLGRDSHTLLGESDRVGVTWEVKKVDEFLGEDAGKVVARVVARHTPAGLVVTFHADTASMQELHDTVTAVLAQAMESPDLCGEVPDHATLLKFLHDFLGQSPASLWADLLQEVSPSPAAGVWHRGRLTSPAGSFQGGNGDRRRRIVGGSMDGAGAGGAAAFPRRGGGGGGALRVD, via the exons GTGCGGCGTTGATGCTGGTAACAGTGGTGGGGATCCCGGCACACAGCCAGCAGGCATCGGCAGCATCCTTCCGCCTGGTCACCGCTTACACGTTAAACCGAACTGATGACTCCACTCAAACATTTCTCAG aGTGgggacctctccctccacccggTCCCTTACCTTGGCTCTGCAG ACTGACCTGACTAACTGTGGATGCAATGTCACCGGGAATTACTCAGGTCGCGTCCTCCAGGTGACAGGTGGCTACACAGGTGATGCGCTCAAAGTCGTGGCGCAGAGGTACCAGCATGTGGGGGGCGTTGGATCAGCTGAGGAGTTGGTGAGCGTAGCGTGGCACcccgaggaagag ATGCTGTTCATGGCGGCTCCCAGGACCACCCTCAGCCTGGCCAGCGGGCATGAGGGCCAGGCGGGGCAGTGGTGGCGGCTGTGGTTGAGAGGCGGTGAGGAAGAGCGCGGCAAGGCCTCCAGTGGTGACCCCGCGCCGCCTCAGCTTGACCaag AGCGAGACGCAGCCGGAACCGAGGCAGGACGGGGCGTGGTGGTGCGCACTCAGTTCTCTGAATCCATCTTTGGCGTATCTGTGGACTCGCTGATGCCGGGGAAGCGTCGGCGTCTCCTGAACCTCACCGTCACGCCACACACTGG AAAACACTGGCAGGTGAGCCTACATGTGCCAATTATCTCTACAGCCCTCGAGTGGGAGACGAAGCTCTGGAAAAATCAGGGCAAGCAACATTGGGAAGTTAATGGGGAAGTCAAGTCTACCAAATCTGACATATCGTTAGAATTCGTTCACTTCAAGCAGGAGAAGCAGGACGAGGAGACTCAGGTCACGGATGACAGAGGTGAGGCTGGCAGGTGTGATGCTGAAGGTTGTGGGGACGGCAATGTCAAGGAGCCAAAAGCCAAGTCGCGGCACCACGTCGACAGTGATTGCGACtcagatttaagaaaagaacagacagtAGACCAGAATGAAGTTTGTAGTGGTCGAGATCATAAATCAGAAGACTTAAAGCAAAATGATCCTGATTCCATAATGGTAAATGTAGACGAAGAATGTTCCAGGAAAGCGGAGTGTGATGGACCGGAAGAGTCAGTGTCAAGTGACGCTGTTCAAGAGACTACACAAAAATTAACTTCCCGGGTTTTCAGCCTTTCTTCCAACATGAAAACTTACG TCTCATCTGACGGAGGACGCTGGATTCGGATCCTGCAGCGCACACACCTGGCATTCTGTCCTCACGTTGGCTGGAACTTGAACC AAATATTTCGGTTCAATCGTGACTGGACTGGGTGGGAGTACGTGGTGAACACCTGGGAGTGGGGCAACATGGTGGTGAAGGCGGAGTGGggcgtctctctcctgcagtggTACCAGAAAACTTTCAGCTTCTCTTTCGACCAG GCGGCGGCGCTCCCCTCCACGCAGCTGGTCCTGGATTTCCGTGACTGGTGGAGCTACAAGGTGTGGCTGAAGTGGCCGGTCCTCGCGTCCTCCCTCGCCGCTTCCCTCACGCTTGGTCGCGACAGTCACACACTGCTGGGTGAGTCAGACCGTGTGGGGGTGACGTgggaag TGAAGAAAGTGGACGAGTTTCTGGGTGAGGACGCCGGAAAGGTGGTGGCGCGGGTGGTAGCGCGACACACCCCTGCTGGCTTGGTGGTGACCTTCCACGCCGACACCGCCAGCATGCAGGAGCTCCACGATACCGTCACTGCCGTCCTTGCTCAG GCCATGGAGAGCCCTGACCTGTGTGGCGAGGTGCCTGACCACGCCACGCTTCTGAAGTTCCTGCACGACTTCCTTGGACAGTCACCGGCGAGTCTCTGGGCGGATCTGCTGCAGGAAGTAA GTCCGTCGCCTGCTGCTGGGGTCTGGCACCGAGGCAGACTTACATCACCTGCTGGAAGTTTTCAGGGAGGAAATGGGGACAG aAGGCGTAGGATTGTGGGAGGCAGTATGGACGGTGCTGGAGCGGGCGGGGCTGCTGCGTTCCCGcggcgaggaggtggaggtggtggtgccctCCGAGTGGATTAG
- the LOC135097621 gene encoding uncharacterized protein LOC135097621 isoform X1, translated as MCGTVVVMMMVFAVTASRNRGGDGGCYGGAALMLVTVVGIPAHSQQASAASFRLVTAYTLNRTDDSTQTFLRVGTSPSTRSLTLALQTDLTNCGCNVTGNYSGRVLQVTGGYTGDALKVVAQRYQHVGGVGSAEELVSVAWHPEEEMLFMAAPRTTLSLASGHEGQAGQWWRLWLRGGEEERGKASSGDPAPPQLDQERDAAGTEAGRGVVVRTQFSESIFGVSVDSLMPGKRRRLLNLTVTPHTGKHWQVSLHVPIISTALEWETKLWKNQGKQHWEVNGEVKSTKSDISLEFVHFKQEKQDEETQVTDDRGEAGRCDAEGCGDGNVKEPKAKSRHHVDSDCDSDLRKEQTVDQNEVCSGRDHKSEDLKQNDPDSIMVNVDEECSRKAECDGPEESVSSDAVQETTQKLTSRVFSLSSNMKTYVSSDGGRWIRILQRTHLAFCPHVGWNLNQIFRFNRDWTGWEYVVNTWEWGNMVVKAEWGVSLLQWYQKTFSFSFDQAAALPSTQLVLDFRDWWSYKVWLKWPVLASSLAASLTLGRDSHTLLGESDRVGVTWEVKKVDEFLGEDAGKVVARVVARHTPAGLVVTFHADTASMQELHDTVTAVLAQAMESPDLCGEVPDHATLLKFLHDFLGQSPASLWADLLQEVRRLLLGSGTEADLHHLLEVFREEMGTAEGVGLWEAVWTVLERAGLLRSRGEEVEVVVPSEWIRLAQGWFTWAVMGGGGQCEGNTLMVNLVDALAETLRRSGSGQATF; from the exons GTGCGGCGTTGATGCTGGTAACAGTGGTGGGGATCCCGGCACACAGCCAGCAGGCATCGGCAGCATCCTTCCGCCTGGTCACCGCTTACACGTTAAACCGAACTGATGACTCCACTCAAACATTTCTCAG aGTGgggacctctccctccacccggTCCCTTACCTTGGCTCTGCAG ACTGACCTGACTAACTGTGGATGCAATGTCACCGGGAATTACTCAGGTCGCGTCCTCCAGGTGACAGGTGGCTACACAGGTGATGCGCTCAAAGTCGTGGCGCAGAGGTACCAGCATGTGGGGGGCGTTGGATCAGCTGAGGAGTTGGTGAGCGTAGCGTGGCACcccgaggaagag ATGCTGTTCATGGCGGCTCCCAGGACCACCCTCAGCCTGGCCAGCGGGCATGAGGGCCAGGCGGGGCAGTGGTGGCGGCTGTGGTTGAGAGGCGGTGAGGAAGAGCGCGGCAAGGCCTCCAGTGGTGACCCCGCGCCGCCTCAGCTTGACCaag AGCGAGACGCAGCCGGAACCGAGGCAGGACGGGGCGTGGTGGTGCGCACTCAGTTCTCTGAATCCATCTTTGGCGTATCTGTGGACTCGCTGATGCCGGGGAAGCGTCGGCGTCTCCTGAACCTCACCGTCACGCCACACACTGG AAAACACTGGCAGGTGAGCCTACATGTGCCAATTATCTCTACAGCCCTCGAGTGGGAGACGAAGCTCTGGAAAAATCAGGGCAAGCAACATTGGGAAGTTAATGGGGAAGTCAAGTCTACCAAATCTGACATATCGTTAGAATTCGTTCACTTCAAGCAGGAGAAGCAGGACGAGGAGACTCAGGTCACGGATGACAGAGGTGAGGCTGGCAGGTGTGATGCTGAAGGTTGTGGGGACGGCAATGTCAAGGAGCCAAAAGCCAAGTCGCGGCACCACGTCGACAGTGATTGCGACtcagatttaagaaaagaacagacagtAGACCAGAATGAAGTTTGTAGTGGTCGAGATCATAAATCAGAAGACTTAAAGCAAAATGATCCTGATTCCATAATGGTAAATGTAGACGAAGAATGTTCCAGGAAAGCGGAGTGTGATGGACCGGAAGAGTCAGTGTCAAGTGACGCTGTTCAAGAGACTACACAAAAATTAACTTCCCGGGTTTTCAGCCTTTCTTCCAACATGAAAACTTACG TCTCATCTGACGGAGGACGCTGGATTCGGATCCTGCAGCGCACACACCTGGCATTCTGTCCTCACGTTGGCTGGAACTTGAACC AAATATTTCGGTTCAATCGTGACTGGACTGGGTGGGAGTACGTGGTGAACACCTGGGAGTGGGGCAACATGGTGGTGAAGGCGGAGTGGggcgtctctctcctgcagtggTACCAGAAAACTTTCAGCTTCTCTTTCGACCAG GCGGCGGCGCTCCCCTCCACGCAGCTGGTCCTGGATTTCCGTGACTGGTGGAGCTACAAGGTGTGGCTGAAGTGGCCGGTCCTCGCGTCCTCCCTCGCCGCTTCCCTCACGCTTGGTCGCGACAGTCACACACTGCTGGGTGAGTCAGACCGTGTGGGGGTGACGTgggaag TGAAGAAAGTGGACGAGTTTCTGGGTGAGGACGCCGGAAAGGTGGTGGCGCGGGTGGTAGCGCGACACACCCCTGCTGGCTTGGTGGTGACCTTCCACGCCGACACCGCCAGCATGCAGGAGCTCCACGATACCGTCACTGCCGTCCTTGCTCAG GCCATGGAGAGCCCTGACCTGTGTGGCGAGGTGCCTGACCACGCCACGCTTCTGAAGTTCCTGCACGACTTCCTTGGACAGTCACCGGCGAGTCTCTGGGCGGATCTGCTGCAGGAA GTCCGTCGCCTGCTGCTGGGGTCTGGCACCGAGGCAGACTTACATCACCTGCTGGAAGTTTTCAGGGAGGAAATGGGGACAG cagaAGGCGTAGGATTGTGGGAGGCAGTATGGACGGTGCTGGAGCGGGCGGGGCTGCTGCGTTCCCGcggcgaggaggtggaggtggtggtgccctCCGAGTGGATTAGGCTGGCGCAG GGGTGGTTCACTTGGGCTGTCATGGGAGGCGGCGGGCAGTGCGAAGGCAACACACTGATGGTTAACCTGGTGGATGCGCTGGCGGAGACCCTGAGGCGAAGTGGCAGCGGGCAAGCAACCTTTTGA